From Pectinophora gossypiella chromosome 16, ilPecGoss1.1, whole genome shotgun sequence, one genomic window encodes:
- the LOC126373641 gene encoding brefeldin A-inhibited guanine nucleotide-exchange protein 3, with protein MEELLQDIFKEATGPKLTALRKSCQDALEVLCLQESSARRASYELRRACLLPLQIALETKRPRLVAFALQGFHKILRDDRFHRGLEPEDDSLWTPSQLLCATASVMNHLPDTQVQVFRLYLSLALSPRRTLNGRLCVWACGRCGEAAAAAPAPAHAAARAAAAQLLRAYCAQLDEECQELLSEGSPLGRNHIVAVGCYSEVIPVIQYLCGRLTETQLIPKQNPLALFFLDCLLTLMSSLSERVNGNSHFTTFLWQKFCPSLISFLGTPRVDKNIKSREHDGHLVDDSGRGSGALVCAPSFNSKQAKAIYSIANQLVRLVGSTANLRPVLEALYHRMLLYPPVSHRVEPLRSTRELLQNPKRLCQLVLLKKNDQQERHSDDMAIIRLIMDGIEECGRSGNPEVIAAAVECVVSLLDALEKLCSGSIEYLTPELASLILEHWPKLQDADYTGPLTYQTLARLPSPYRDVVAVLQSTEEKEHDSSDTSGPENVSSGSDGEADSDADNVFLPSRANNPTSPDTETDSSQEKPKSIPKTLNLGRCTVTECNVDLERHNARQFIKTLQNSLLPKLLNLRTCIEVDEAMQEFASKCCQHNAAQPPATSCIMNADGVYLATYAALLLTLKQRRTNYYVEPGKIPVALTEDEFVEEVQGSGVLVYLSATWLRELYQQVLTNDLLKDVPTSDHPLIHLLSDMGGLDQSPVMSDWQKLKEVSMLYNTADETPQYQASLRWARRILTCIWESMVTVLSVPLMGYRDKKQKLHGIISKKINTFGKRKRKAWEGLTIQCLEGLHKAARVSNTLSLQNRCSSILALLANSAISQPPNGKILSTHALSLDILITGGLELGSKAPECWEHIFAACQYVSSFEHSLFGQQGNNATPIVTMQTGRNKTVSILQADAKLGLDGREDETCVDVFNFLQPVLENNLGNDMSVAKIVETCRQESGNVISGSGAARVCCALSTATDTLFTRLAATTTLPTLRAALQRLASHQHRLLFSSWEQDVANNNAWWRRGPRSPAGAGGEAARALCRAGDVALRCLRAARPLAHRMAIWTVVGPHFMQAACHKDIQISSLAIQCLHDCATALLNQQVELPHFHFNEALLKPFENLLCLELCDDDIQEQIISCICEFVETNRMEIRSGWRPLFNTLRAANNANQYSAILEIFKVFLNTDNTLVFANAALDCILCLLSHIKGLHYDEVQATEVKPKKVTSPTQQKPSLSLKFSKNSKFIPLSEEKSEKVIVDMCKEALFHLENCAEILTMMYNMPKCPIFNTGNRIKGDMPLAVVDPIIPSASLDITKYIANDHYEEELISYRKLSTSLPLSNTTNNCLLKLDRPSNILKVWYVLIEGLISATVVCSKKNQPAAMETLFKLLRNIVDVPGTHFGLHCINHLLLPTVQNWLRQISNVNTHWDSVMPNFKQCCGMTTDTIVVYLHHLQQINVERSTPDDKNEEIEPIESIEATFALKQTMLILVECIAQPQEPIARLGASCIRHIILTSGHLLTDNQWEIVCMSLHRACNVSLSPLKQITYAFKENSNSFYGDLAMVKVAARRDCSVNDNVRLHAMAQQVFLTEQLKTDGHTKLTPKNSSQNLMLIDDRSYIFLVYLQESINSLNPELYTVRVPHRGLVVGLLAHQILVQIIATVLIQASSDIFQGINSILIESLKTGSNVCNYKFFISSDNVDLLLKGLELSYMRALQFDSRPGLKFLVQKVSNLEHAASLYKQTTSSWLIKVIALTEIFFGGVHRFKLKPNDISMILNHYTTSLNLTLEYDRFVRKIFDLKTTWELLCSSYIKHLIHVSDFDHDDVKDRISCSSVDTDSSSNHYEEFYAQEPNESNNTTADKKDVKESSDSSVEHKPKPFTFADFKANSQASITVDSPEKTTVSIKSYDETDVTNGASDTEDTIGPETILEKAKDLTDEAQNTKYNESPAKDNRISVSDALDSHIHNRKVNITICDPPAYEKNKHVEPLIPPQPVPPEIEQQRALSIGKDIEVQRHCFQNILMAYLELVLTFPLDRFQLIHPVLRTGFVQLAKTVIDPQLLDRINIFFDKKDLTEFNYK; from the exons AGGTGCTGTGCCTACAAGAGAGCAGCGCGCGGCGAGCGTCGTACGAGCTGCGGCGCGCGTGCCTGCTGCCCCTGCAGATCGCGCTCGAAACCAAGCGGCCGCGGCTCGTCGCCTTCGCGCTACAGGGCTTCCAC AAAATCCTTCGCGACGACAGATTTCACCGAGGACTCGAACCAGAGGACGATTCGTTATGGACCCCTTCCCAACTTCTCTGCGCTACTGCTTCTGTCATGAACCATTTGCCGGATACACAG GTGCAAGTGTTCCGACTGTACCTGTCGCTGGCGCTGTCCCCGCGGCGCACGCTCAACGGGCGGCTGTGCGTGTGGGCGTGCGGCCGCTGCGgcgaggcggcggcggccgcgcccgcgcccgcgcacgccgccgcgcgcgccgccgccgcgcagcTGCTGCGGGCCTACTGCGCGCAGCTCG ATGAGGAATGCCAAGAGCTGCTATCAGAAGGCTCTCCTCTCGGCAGGAATCACATAGTAGCAGTCGGCTGCTACAGCGAAGTGATCCCCGTCATACAATACTTGTGTGGCAGACTGACCGAAACACAACT GATCCCCAAACAGAACCCGCTAGCGCTGTTCTTCCTAGACTGCCTGCTGACTCTGATGTCGAGCCTGTCAGAGCGGGTGAATGGCAACTCGCACTTCACAACCTTCCTATGGCAGAAGTTCTGCCCCTCGCTCATATCGTTCCTGGGGACGCCAAGAGTTGACAAGAATATTAAAtccag gGAACATGACGGTCACTTAGTTGACGACTCTGGTAGAGGCTCCGGTGCTCTTGTTTGCGCTCCCAGCTTCAACAGTAAACAAGCTAAAGctatttatag CATAGCCAACCAGCTAGTTCGTCTGGTAGGCTCCACAGCAAACCTACGACCGGTCCTAGAAGCGTTATACCACAGGATGTTGCTCTACCCGCCGGTGTCACACCGAGTAGAGCCACTTCGCAGCACTAGGGAACTACTGCAGAACCCAAAGAGGCTGTGCCAGTTGGTGTTGTTGAAGAAAAACGATCAGCAAGAACGACATAGTGATGATATGGCTATTATTAGACT AATCATGGATGGCATAGAAGAATGTGGGAGAAGCGGAAATCCAGAAGTGATCGCCGCAGCGGTTGAGTGTGTCGTGTCTCTGCTAGACGCGTTAGAAAAGCTATGTTCAGGGTCAATAGAGTACCTAACCCCAGAACTAGCGTCTCTTATATTGGAACACTGGCCGAAGCTGCAGGACGCCGATTATACGGGGCCGTTGACGTATCAGACGTTGGCTAGGTTGCCTAGTCCTTATCG AGATGTGGTGGCTGTACTACAAAGTACTGAAGAGAAAGAACATGATTCTTcag ATACATCAGGCCCAGAAAACGTGTCCTCAGGCAGCGACGGCGAGGCAGATTCAGATGCGGACAACGTGTTTCTGCCATCGCGCGCCAACAACCCCACCTCGCCCGACACCGAGACTGACTCGTCTCAAGAGAAACCCAAGTCCATACCTAAGACTTTGAATTTGGGAAG GTGCACCGTGACAGAATGCAATGTAGATTTGGAAAGGCACAACGCGAGGCAATTTATAAAGACGCTACAAAACTCTCTTCTGCCAAAGTTGCTAAATCTAAGGACTTGCATTGAG GTGGACGAAGCTATGCAAGAGTTCGCATCAAAGTGCTGCCAACATAACGCGGCGCAACCACCAGCTACTTCCTGTATCATGAACGCTGATGGCGTGTACCTCGCCACTTATGCGGCTTTGTTGCTCACACTGAAACAACGACGCACCAACTACTACGTCGAACCGGGG AAAATCCCAGTAGCATTAACAGAAGACGAGTTCGTAGAGGAGGTACAAGGCAGCGGCGTGCTAGTGTACCTATCGGCTACTTGGCTTCGAGAGCTGTATCAACAGGTGTTAACTAACGATCTACTCAAGGATGTGCCCACATCTGACCATCCGCTCATACATCTGTTGTCAG ACATGGGCGGCCTCGACCAGAGCCCAGTGATGTCGGATTGGCAGAAGTTGAAGGAAGTTTCAATGCTGTACAACACCGCTGATGAAACTCCGCAATACCAGGCTAGCCTGCGATGGGCTAGAAG AATATTGACCTGTATCTGGGAATCGATGGTAACAGTTCTGAGTGTACCTTTAATGGGGTACAGAGACAAAAAGCAGAAACTGCACGGAATTATATCTAAGAAGATCAACACATTTGGGAAGAGGAAGCGCAAGGCTTGGGAGGGACTTACTATACAATGCCTTGAAGGCCTACACAAG GCTGCAAGAGTGAGCAACACATTGAGCCTACAAAATCGCTGCAGCAGCATCTTGGCCTTGCTTGCAAATTCTGCCATATCACAGCCACCTAATGGAAAAATACTGTCTACACATGCACTATCACTTGACATACTGATTACAG GGGGTCTGGAGCTCGGTTCCAAAGCTCCTGAATGCTGGGAGCACATATTTGCGGCTTGCCAATACGTGTCTAGTTTCGAACACTCCTTATTTGGCCAACAAGGTAACAACGCTACCCCCATAGTGACCATGCAGACTGGACGAAACAAAACTGTTTCTATACTCCAGGCAGATGCTAAATTAGGACTCGACGGCCGAGAGGATGAAACGTG TGTGGATGTCTTCAACTTCTTGCAACCAGTTCTGGAGAATAATCTCGGCAATGACATGTCTGTCGCTAAAATTGTGGAGACTTGCAGACAAGAG AGTGGTAACGTAATATCTGGCTCGGGTGCGGCGCGCGTGTGTTGCGCACTGTCTACAGCAACTGATACATTGTTCACTCGTCTCGCTGCTACCACCACTCTGCCTACATTGCGAGCCGCCTTGCAAAGACTTGCTTCCCATCAGCATCGACTG CTGTTCTCATCGTGGGAACAAGACGTAGCCAACAACAACGCGTGGTGGCGGCGCGGGCCCCGCAGcccggcgggcgcgggcggcgaggcggcgcgcgcgctgtGCCGCGCGGGGGACGTGGCGCTGCGCTGCCTGCGGGCGGCCCGGCCGCTGGCGCATCGGATGGCTATCTGGACTGTCGTCGGCCCGCATTTCATGCAG GCGGCGTGTCACAAGGACATCCAGATCTCAAGTTTGGCCATTCAGTGCCTCCACGACTGCGCCACCGCGTTACTAAACCAGCAAGTCGAGTTGCCGCACTTCCACTTCAACGAAGCTCTGTTGAAACCCTTCGAGAACCTTCTTTGTTTGGAACTGTGCGATGATGATATACAG GAACAAATCATATCATGCATATGCGAATTTGTTGAAACCAATAGAATGGAAATCAGGTCCGGGTGGCGACCTCTGTTCAACACTCTCCGAGCAGCCAACAATGCCAACCAATACTCAGCCATTTTGGAAATATTTAAAGTATTCCTCAATACAGACAACACTCTGGTGTTCGCAAACGCCGCTCTGGATTGTATTCTTTGTCTGTTAAGTCACATCAAAGGCTTACATTACGATGAGGTCCAAGCCACTGAAGTGAAACCAAAGAAGGTCACATCTCCAACTCAGCAAAAGCCAAGCTTAAGCTTGAAATTCTCAAAGAACAGTAAATTCATACCACTCAGTGAAGAAAAATCGGAAAAAGTCATCGTCGACATGTGCAAAGAAGCGTTGTTTCATCTAGAGAACTGCGCAGAAATATTGACAATGATGTACAATATGCCGAAATGCCCCATATTCAACACAGGTAACAGAATCAAAGGCGATATGCCTCTAGCAGTGGTCGATCCCATAATACCAAGCGCCTCCCTGGATATTACCAAATACATTGCAAACGATCATTACGAGGAAGAACTAATCTCATATCGGAAACTGTCTACAAGTTTACCGCTCTCAAACACTACAAATAATTGTCTACTAAAACTTGATCGGCCAAGCAACATACTAAAAGTTTGGTACGTACTTATTGAAGGACTCATCTCGGCCACTGTAGTGTGCTCAAAGAAAAACCAACCAGCGGCTATGGAGACGTTATTCAAGCTTTTAAGGAATATTGTAGATGTGCCAGGAACACATTTTGGTCTTCATTGCATAAATCATCTGCTCTTACCAACTGTGCAGAACTGGTTGCGTCAGATTTCCAATGTGAATACACACTGGGACAGTGTTATGCCTAACTTCAAACAATGTTGTGGTATGACAACTGATACTATCGTGGTGTACTTACATCATTTGCAACAGATTAACGTAGAAAGATCAACGCCTGATGATAAGAATGAGGAAATTGAGCCCATCGAAAGTATTGAGGCGACCTTTGCTTTGAAACAAACCATGTTGATTTTAGTAGAATGCATCGCACAGCCACAAGAACCGATAGCTAGACTAGGGGCCTCTTGTATTAGGCACATAATTTTGACTTCAGGCCATTTATTGACGGATAACCAATGGGAAATAGTATGCATGAGTCTCCATAGAGCTTGCAACGTCAGCTTGAGTCCACTGAAGCAAATCACTTACGCTTTCAAAGAGAATTCCAACAGCTTCTATGGAGACCTGGCAATGGTCAAAGTTGCTGCTAGACGAGATTGTTCAGTGAATGATAATGTTAGGCTACACGCTATGGCACAACAAGTCTTTCTAACTGAACAATTGAAAACGGATGGCCATACTAAATTGACACCAAAGAATTCATCACAAAACTTGATGCTTATTGATGACAGGAGTTATATATTCCTAGTATACCTCCaggagtcgattaattctctaAATCCTGAGTTGTATACAGTAAGAGTTCCACATAGGGGACTAGTAGTTGGGCTTCTTGCTCACCAGATATTGGTTCAAATCATCGCAACAGTATTAATTCAAGCTTCGTCAGATATCTTCCAAGGTATTAACAGTATTCTGATTGAAAGTCTGAAAACAGGATCTAATGTTTGCAACTACAAGTTCTTCATAAGCAGTGACAATGTAGATCTGTTACTAAAGGGTTTGGAACTATCGTATATGAGGGCCTTACAATTTGATTCACGACCAGGCTTGAAGTTTCTTGTACAAAAAGTATCAAATCTAGAACATGCAGCGAGTCTTTACAAACAAACAACTTCATCTTGGTTGATTAAAGTAATAGCTTTAACCGAGATATTCTTTGGCGGCGTGCACAGATTCAAACTAAAACCAAACGACATATCGATGATACTCAACCACTACACGACTTCACTGAATTTGACGTTGGAGTACGACCGTTTTGtcagaaaaatatttgactTGAAAACCACTTGGGAACTATTATGCAGTAGTTATATAAAGCACCTGATACATGTATCTGACTTTGATCATGATGACGTCAAAGACCGAATCTCATGCAGTTCCGTTGATACAGACTCGTCATCTAATCACTATGAAGAGTTTTATGCCCAAGAACCCAATGAATCTAATAATACAACTGCAGACAAAAAAGATGTGAAGGAATCCTCCGATAGTTCAGTAGAACACAAACCAAAACCATTTACATTTGCTGATTTCAAAGCAAACAGTCAAGCGTCTATAACTGTGGATAGTCCGGAAAAAACAACGGTATCAATAAAGTCTTATGACGAAACAGATGTAACTAATGGTGCTTCCGATACTGAAGACACTATTGGTCCAGAAACTATACTGGAAAAAGCCAAAGATCTTACGGATGAGGCTCAGAATACTAAATATAACGAATCTCCTGCTAAAGATAACAGAATCAGTGTGTCTGATGCACTCGATAGTCACATACACAATCGCAAGGTTAACATCACAATTTGCGATCCGCCTGCGTACGAAAAGAACAAACACGTTGAACCTCTAATTCCGCCACAGCCGGTCCCTCCGGAGATAGAACAGCAGAGAGCGCTGAGCATCGGCAAG GACATAGAAGTGCAACGGCACTGCTTCCAAAACATTCTGATGGCATACTTGGAGCTGGTGCTGACGTTCCCGCTGGACAGGTTCCAACTGATCCACCCGGTACTCCGCACGGGCTTCGTGCAACTCGCCAAAACGGTCATCGACCCGCAACTCCTCGACagaatcaatatattttttgacaaaaaagACTTGACCGAATTTAATTATAAGTGA
- the LOC126373653 gene encoding uncharacterized protein LOC126373653: MSKTTADHLFASDDDEVEAVRKPENTKKRGKSSAASESSSSKKSKPSGRSMPSISPVPVHKKPTARELFGTDSEDETEEPSSSGNKKFTPLYSYLTRRVANGLARQADEDKKGSHYIEMKIYKCDEVEKVSAINRWRHAIVTIKNRTDDDTDAWQHLSKYISATRKEFKNCPPTFIGSYF, encoded by the exons at GTCAAAGACAACAGCCGACCATCTCTTTGCTTCGGACGACGATGAAGTTGAAGCGGTTAGAAAACCAGAGAATACGAAGAAACGTGGGAAATCTTCTGCGGCTAGTGAGTCGAGCTCATCAAAGAAGAGTAAGCCCAGCGGTCGCAGTATGCCAAGCATCAGCCCAGTACCTGTCCACAAAAAACCAACAGCTCGGGAACTATTCGGTACTGACAGCGAGGATGAGACTGAGGAACCCAGTTCATCTGGTAATAAGAAATTCACACCACTCTATTCTTACTTGACTAGGCGCGTGGCGAATGGTCTAGCTCGACAAGCAGACGAAGATAAAAAAGGATCACATTATATTGAGATGAAAATATATAAGTGTGACGAAGTCGAGAAGGTGTCCGCCATCAATCGATGGAGGCATGCTATCGTCACTATAAAAAATAGAACTGATGACGATACTGATGCTTGGCAGCATCTGTCAAAATATATTAGCGCAACGCgcaaagaatttaaaaattgtCCGCCTACATTCATAGGctcctatttttaa